In Panicum virgatum strain AP13 chromosome 4N, P.virgatum_v5, whole genome shotgun sequence, a single window of DNA contains:
- the LOC120668952 gene encoding calcium-binding protein CML38-like, with product MAFMRYRALPQGEPTVEEFRAWLAQFDADRDGRISREELQQALRSLNVWFAWWKARDGVRAADANGDGGVAGDDEVARLFAFAQRHLHVKINQLGYY from the coding sequence ATGGCGTTCATGCGGTACCGCGCGCTGCCGCAGGGGGAGCCGACGGTGGAGGAGTTCCGGGCGTGGCTGGCGCAGTTCGACGCCGACCGCGACGGCCGGATCAGCCGGGAGGAGCTGCAGCAGGCGCTGCGGAGCCTCAACGTGTGGTTCGCGTGGTGGAAGGCGCGGGACGGGgtgcgcgccgccgacgccaacggcgacggcggcgtggccggGGACGACGAGGTCGCCCGGCTCTTCGCCTTCGCGCAGAGGCACCTCCACGTCAAGATCAACCAGCTCGGGTACTACTGA